In Papaver somniferum cultivar HN1 chromosome 1, ASM357369v1, whole genome shotgun sequence, a genomic segment contains:
- the LOC113311367 gene encoding uncharacterized protein LOC113311367 yields MVMIQWQQIEALLKAACQLPLHTYVSEKGKAASEPHLFHQMMKLCIHRQSRVRTQYDMADEANRIPLMVLFYSLCMSACAKVTGAVVTSAERVYEELTKYRNVEVGWSSHSTLANIITRSVLVEKTFAPLVFVPHHPLIKPSFLGFKEVHTITGLTVALKQATNPEHKAYQEQVLRNCSQFDKTLNASGYDLVSGEWWY; encoded by the exons ATGGTCATGATTCAATGGCAACAAATCGAAGCTCTTCTGAAGGCAGCTTGTCAACTTCCTCTCCACACTTATGTGTCAGAAAAAGGAAAAGCAGCTTCTGAACCTCATTTGTTCCACCAGATGATGAAGCTATGTATCCACCGGCAATCCCGAGTGAGAACCCAATATGATATGGCAGATGAAGCAAATAGGATACCCTTAATGGTTCTCTTTTACAGTCTTTGTATGAGTGCATGTGCTAAGGTTACAGGTGCAGTGGTTACATCTGCAGAGAGGGTTTACGAGGAACTGACGAAATACAGAAATGTTGAAGTTGGCTGGAGTTCTCATTCCACCTTAGCCAACATCATCACAAGGTCAGTTCTTGTTGAGAAGACATTTGCACCTTTGGTATTTGTTCCTCATCATCCTTTAATCAAGCCGTCTTTCCTGGGCTTCAAGGAGGTCCACACAATTACTGGATTAACAGTTGCACTGAAACAG GCTACTAATCCTGAGCACAAGGCTTATCAAGAACAAGTTCTCAGAAACTGCTCGCAGTTTGACAAA ACCTTGAACGCGTCTGGATATGACCTTGTATCTGGTGAGTGGTGGTACTGA
- the LOC113311358 gene encoding pentatricopeptide repeat-containing protein At5g09450, mitochondrial-like, translating into MAIRSSSSSSLLSNLRKYQSKTPSFLSFSRAPFSSSSSGSISPITNHMEEESENQENDDNLKTRLFKLRFPKRSATTAIQNWINEGNQVTLPELRQLAKDLNKSHRFKHALEISEWIVTHKEFELSDTDYATRINLMTKVFGVDSAERYFEGLPQAAKTGETYTALLHSYASAKLTDRAESFFEKIQRENVCVSALAYNEMMTLYVSVGQLEKVSLVIEEMKRQNVSRDLYSYNLWISSCAGCMDIDSVRRILDEMSCDCNSKEGWVPYRQLTEIYIIVSNLVNSVDENSLVEAERKISQREWITYDFLIILYTGLRYKERIDAIWKSLKMTAQKMTSRNYMCVLSSYVMLGEFEEAGGVLDEWKESKSVDFDTKQCRKLVDAFAGVGLVEKAELLRTLMIRKDCNPVEESD; encoded by the exons ATGGCgattcgttcttcttcttcttcttctctgttgtcGAATCTCAGAAAATACCAATCAAAAACCCCATCCTTTCTCTCTTTTTCCAGAGCACCattctcttcatcatcatcaggatCTATATCACCAATAACCAATCATATGGAAGAAGAATCAGAGAATCAGGAAAATGATGATAATCTCAAAACCAGATTATTCAAACTCAGATTCCCTAAACGAAGTGCAACTACTGCTATTCAAAATTGGATTAACGAAGGAAATCAAGTCACACTTCCAGAATTACGTCAACTCGCTAAGGATCTCAACAAATCTCATCGATTCAAACATGCACTTGAG ATATCGGAATGGATAGTTACTCATAAAGAATTTGAGTTATCGGACACTGATTACGCGACGAGGATTAATTTGATGACGAAAGTGTTTGGAGTTGATTCGGCTGAACGGTACTTTGAAGGGCTGCCTCAGGCTGCGAAAACTGGTGAGACTTATACTGCATTGCTGCATTCTTATGCTAGTGCGAAATTGACTGACCGAGCCGAGAGTTTTTTTGAGAAGATTCAGAGGGAGAATGTTTGTGTGAGTGCACTTGCGTATAATGAGATGATGACACTTTATGTATCGGTAGGGCAATTAGAGAAGGTTAGTTTGGTTATTGAGGAGATGAAGAGGCAGAATGTTTCGCGTGATCTTTATAGTTATAATCTGTGGATTAGTTCTTGTGCTGGTTGTATGGATATTGATAGTGTTAGGAGGATTCTTGATGAAATGAGTTGTGATTGTAACTCGAAAGAAGGGTGGGTACCGTATAGGCAACTTACGGAGATATATATCATTGTTAGTAATCTTGTGAATTCGGTGGATGAGAATTCATTAGTTGAGGCTGAAAGAAAGATAAGTCAAAGAGAATGGATAACATATGATTTCCTGATTATACTTTATACTGGTTTGAGATACAAAGAGAGAATTGATGCGATATGGAAGTCGTTGAAAATGACGGCTCAGAAAATGACAAGCAGAAACtatatgtgtgttctttcttCGTATGTGATGCTTGGGGAGTTTGAAGAAGCTGGTGGAGTACTTGACGAGTGGAAGGAATCTAAGTCTGTGGATTTTGATACGAAGCAATGTAGGAAGCTTGTGGATGCATTTGCAGGGGTTGGTTTAGTGGAGAAAGCCGAGTTACTTCGTACCCTTATGATACGGAAAGATTGCAACCCTGTAGAGGAGTCAGACTGA